From Candidatus Omnitrophota bacterium, one genomic window encodes:
- a CDS encoding SGNH/GDSL hydrolase family protein, which translates to MIASSITQGGFASRPGITSTAKAVRELQVPIINLGFPKTERWNRKCRICWRR; encoded by the coding sequence ATTATCGCCTCATCGATTACCCAAGGAGGCTTCGCCTCGCGTCCGGGGATAACCTCGACGGCGAAGGCTGTCCGCGAATTGCAAGTCCCCATTATCAATCTGGGTTTTCCAAAAACGGAAAGATGGAACCGAAAATGTCGGATCTGCTGGCGGAGATAG